A window of Polypterus senegalus isolate Bchr_013 chromosome 14, ASM1683550v1, whole genome shotgun sequence contains these coding sequences:
- the prrc2c gene encoding protein PRRC2C isoform X6, with product MSEKSGQSTKAKDGKTKYATLSLFNTYKGKSLETQKSAVAARHGLQSLGKVAVSRRMPPPANLPSLKAENKGNDPNVNIVPKDGSGWASRQDQPGEERPQETTTPPPPKPGPPPPQEVSSGAGRSWASSRQGPQIDGAASLNSHFHQDFPSLQAAGESEKPGEEKEAEEPYGPGPSLRPQNVGSWREGGGRNLNITSGTSEMDAREAAAEEGGPSNCTPSPTPEPEVPKAPSEQWEKRDTRDRPSVGQPKLNGQQLAGGVAPLPTQFRNMMPSYMFPAYPRMPYTPVQGATLRYAQPQEANKGPRAAARVPQGWPQDAVDRPSIVSATDLKELDSLDTEADEGWAGAQMEVDYTEKLNFSDDEENQASKEKGDSWEWMSKIDKMRSRNAESHEDRLEEEEWPSSKGTPPAPVSPNARGPLDVQGAPSVRHLSAVPPPGRTKPQAAAAAAAAATTATAAAATDEDLEAWRQKRKKQTEMSEAAERARRRREEEERRMEMQRLAACAEKLKRLDEKFRPAPAATPVAENAPLPPQEENVEPIPASPDQSDSPRQEPQSPVLEVPAPPAPAPPTEEAEDKSEVEEQPEPEYSCEGEDSKDGGPEPAEEEPPMIAPVLSVESEGGECSVHSRPSGYSKQFQKSLPPRFQRQQEQMKQQWQQQQAMAGPPPSGGPVTTAQHRSLYQPMGPHHQHLASMGFDPRWLVMQSYMEPCMMSGRAAMDMSTMHPGRLPPKPVVRREQMESTEAFEHVGRSARDPAAAVWAAEPYPLPEPTPAGTPPKVADEPRLEEAAELERGLVETPTKIDVFLDTPISKDPGVEVQNESEQTDKQLGTPECQPVEVMCSSTTVQTPDPSELTEKAKETLQPLSRTTPPTENLPKVEKPPKVKSETRWGPRPSSSRKEGASERPIRRSGPIKKPILRDMKEEREQRKEKEERSERTVSRKEVPVKTESSKPAADSKREETIVTPPIKTVPTVPDDKPDTRAESPPAAEKLHPETKSVGKKETAPPPRSYRRDRDRDWGPEASYRGRGRGEYYSRGRSYRGTYGGRGRGPGVGPRGRSRSEYPFRDGRLHQDLAPAPAPAPTGTNRHREESETRSESSDFEVLPKRRRQRGSGTDSESEARDTASDTGVSDRESSKLRVGKRDDWPARSFRAQPLSFRPPPALKEDEIQPKAGFLPKGEPSRRGRGGTYKRGARERGGPPRSTPLRRHWLVKPMDTFRPEDAEPRRPEQGPAFHPVAERPTPKFPEVRRDRPRRQRPARPPRQDKPPRFRRLKEREATSDVGASSSPAVEQNVGNALENVAAGSKSPDLSNQNSSDQANEEWETASESSDFNERREREEKKLTTDTACIATPQAAGSKGGASEGGVSSRREAAAAKRSFSSQRPGTERPNRRGNSGPKPGRSYTGGKGDRRRAEGAKGGRRSLLEDHTQGGDAPDGVHAASSGPRMSKDTSGKRRDESKQAATRKVKEKVDALSQFDLNNYASVVIIDDHPEVTTLDDPQSSLVDDGFTEVVSRKQQKRLQDEERRKKEEQSVQSWSKKGSSEKSRGGGAKLPPRFAKKQQQAASQSTAAAPPPVEAAANATSHGTEFTSQGKGLAAGQPHGTLGTELWENKMAGSSVLGDLSKKLGPISPPQPPSVSAWDKPLTSFGGALVPEGLKSGPEGSVEGIQFGAPSSAGSTDSDGTPALLDKVADNKLPEPKEQRQKPARAGPIKPQKLPDLVPPENKEHKPGPIGKERSLRNRKVKDSQQVEQQATEKTVDSNSPSKDTKVVPIDSMMSVNTTEFTTSPKETVTDYTSPSSSLADGTKMDDGVVPSVSRYGGGGSQPPSGQHTTAHPPPCAPQVPLPHALPIPRRETLQQSSGLTPVSPATVDLTLKMESARKAWENSPSIGEKSSPVSTSASPITSGAAASSTTYSSFSSTSMAQIPVASVTPTTSLSGSATYTTSSLSTKTTSTSDPPNICKVKPQQLQGGSMATAGHFSQLGCVPPQVFVSQSAPGSAAQIPAFYVDTSHLFSTQHPRLAQQQSFQPGLSQPTAVQQIPIPIYAPLQGQHQAQLGPPVSQAQELFSSSLQPYRSQQAFMQSSLSQPSPVVLSGTGQPSAMMLSGAAIHNYPPVQPPDLSKASSGLAFQQTSSAPHIPILFEPPLSQPSGLGGSQLVDTHLLQARQGLSQPSSLYTGQVQQPGQSSYYSSAAAAASPSSALQQVNVPTHSHASQSSYYTSRPFPSATLQQVTVPLPTSQLSLPNFGSTGAPQPLIALPQSPAQSLTRPAQVSQPYRGLVNQTQHSMMPPPNKMCEMDLKLFGSGMDMKPGTPPIGARSTTPTSSPFRASSTSPSSQSSKMNSVVYQKQFQSAPPSVCLPQHFSGQFPPQMLSQPNLMPPLARPPHTSSFPSGVQRTPMGPPMSPSLGASLMNHARSQHVARSTSGALAPTRGGQAALKAEQDLKARQRAEVLQSTQKFFLEQQQQQQHKPAGSKICRSDSAGKQPTENSMATPPLAQEHLEVDKGPPAPPKPVRTGPIKPQALKPDETK from the exons ATGTCCGAGAAGTCAGGCCAGAGCACCAAGGCAAAGGATGGAAAGACCAAGTATGCCACCCTCAGCCTGTTTAACACTTACAAGGGCAAGTCACTGGAGACGCAGAAAAGCGCAG TGGCAGCTCGACATGGCCTACAGAGCCTTGGGAAGGTAGCAGTGAGCAGGCGCATGCCCCCGCCTGCCAACCTGCCCAGCCTGAAAGCCGAAAATAAGGGCAATGATCCCAATGTCAACATAGTTCCTAAAGATGGCAGTGGCTGGGCATCGCGCCAGGACCAGCCTGGAGAGGAACG TCCCCAGGAGACCACGACGCCGCCACCACCAAAGCCGGGACCCCCACCCCCTCAGGAGGTGAGCAGTGGAGCAGGGCGCTCCTGGGCCAGTAGCAGACAGGGCCCACAGATAGATG gtgccgccagtctgaaCAGCCACTTCCATCAGGATTTCCCCAGTCTGCAGGCAGCCGGGGAGTCTGAAAAGCCTGGAGAAGAGAAAGAGGCAGAGGAGCCGTATGGGCCAGGCCCTAGTCTCCGGCCGCAGA ATGTGGGCAGCTGGAGAGAAGGAGGTGGGCGAAATCTCAACATCACTTCGGGAACCTCCGAAATGGATGCCAGAGAAGCTGCAGCAGAGGAAGGAGGGCCAAGCAACTGCACCCCATCCCCAACCCCAGAGCCAGAGGTTCCCAAAGCTCCCAGCGAGCAGTGGGAGAAAAGGGACACTCGTGACAGGCCATCAGTTGGGCAGCCAAAGCTTAACGGGCAACAGCTAGCTGGTGGAGTGGCTCCTCTCCCGACTCAATTTAGAAATATGATGCCATCATAT ATGTTTCCCGCCTATCCCAGAATGCCGTATACCCCGGTGCAAGGTGCCACTTTACGGTATGCCCAGCCACAGGAGGCCAACAA GGGCCCCAGGGCTGCTGCACGTGTCCCTCAGGGCTGGCCTCAAGATGCTGTGGACAGGCCTTCCATTGTCAGTGCCACAGACCTgaaggagctggacagtctggACACAGAGGCAGATGAGGGCTGGGCTG GGGCGCAGATGGAGGTGGATTACACAGAGAAGCTCAACTTCAGTGATGATGAGGAAAACCAGGCAAGCAAAGAGAAAGGCGACAGTTG GGAGTGGATGAGTAAAATAGACAAGATGCGATCCCGTAATGCTGAGAGCCACGAGGATCGATTGGAGGAAGAGGAATGGCCTAGCAGCAAGGGTACACCCCCTGCACCAGTTTCTCCAAACGCTAGAGGACCACTTGACGTACAG GGAGCGCCTTCAGTACGCCACCTGTCTGCTGTGCCACCGCCAGGACGGACAAAACCACAGGCGGCGGCGGCTGCggctgctgctgctactactgctactgctgctgctgctactgatGAAGATTTGGAGGCATGGAGGCAGAAGCGCAAAAAGCAGACAGAGATGTCTGAAGCAGCAGAGCGTGCGCGGCGGAGGAGGGAAGAGGAGGAGCGTAGGATGGAGATGCAGCGTCTGGCTGCATGTGCAGAAAAGCTGAAGAGGCTGGATGAAAAGTTCAGACCTGCTCCAGCTGCCACACCTGTGGCTGAAAATGCGCCGTTGCCACCTCAGGAGGAGAATGTAGAGCCCATCCCAGCCTCTCCAGACCAGAGTGATTCACCAAGACAGGAGCCACAGTCACCAGTGTTAGAAGTGCCAGCACCACCAGCACCTGCACCACCCACAGAAGAAGCCGAGGACAAGTCTGAAGTGGAGGAGCAGCCAGAACCAGAATATAGCTGTGAGGGGGAGGACTCCAAGGATGGAGGTCCTGAGCCAG CAGAGGAGGAGCCCCCTATGATTGCTCCAGTCCTGTCAGTGGAGAGTGAGGGAGGGGAGTGCAGTGTCCACTCGCGCCCCTCTGGGTACTCCAAGCAGTTTCAGAAGAGCCTGCCACCCCGCTTCCAGAGACAACAG GAGCAGATGAAGCAGCAGTGGCAGCAACAGCAGGCAATGGCTGGCCCTCCTCCCTCAGGTGGCCCAGTGACCACGGCACAGCATCGCTCTTTGTATCAGCCTATGGGCCCTCACCATCAGCACTTGGCCTCCATGGGGTTTGACCCACGCTGGTTGGTGATGCAGTCATATATGGAACCCTGCATGATGTCTGGCCGTGCCGCTATGGATATGTCCACTATGCACCCAG GGCGTTTGCCTCCAAAGCCAGTAGTAAGAAGGGAGCAGATGGAAAGCACTGAGGCATTTGAGCACGTTGGCAGATCAGCACGGGATCCTGCAGCAGCCGTGTGGGCAGCAGAGCCATATCCTCTGCCAGAGCCTACACCTGCGGGCACACCCCCCAAGGTGGCAGATGAACCGAG GTTGGAGGAAGCTGCAGAACTGGAGCGGGGCCTTGTGGAAACTCCGACCAAGATAGATGTTTTCCTGGACACTCCCATCAGTAAGGACCCAGGTGTAGAAGTGCAGAACGAGAGTGAGCAAACGGACAAGCAGCTTGGCACTCCAGAGTGCCAGCCTGTGGAGGTGATGTGCAGCAGCACCACTGTCCAAACCCCTGACCCCTCTGAACTGACAGAAAAAGCTAAAGAAACTCTGCAGCCTCTGAGCAGGACTACCCCACCAACTGAGAATCTGCCCAAAGTTGAAAAGCCCCCTAAAGTGAAGTCGGAGACCCGCTGGGGCCCTAGGCCAAGCTCTAGTAGAAAGGAAGGAGCTAGCGAGAGGCCCATCCGCAGGTCAGGTCCCATAAAAAAGCCCATCCTGCGTGATATGAAGGAAGAACGAGAGCAGCGGAAGGAGAAGGAGGAGCGGTCAGAACGGACAGTGAGCAGGAAGGAGGTACCGGTCAAAACGGAGAGCAGTAAGCCTGCTGCCGACTCCAAAAGGGAGGAGACAATCGTCACCCCACCCATCAAGACGGTGCCCACGGTCCCCGATGACAAACCAGACACACGAGCAGAGAGTCCTCCAGCCGCTGAGAAGCTGCACCCTGAGACCAAGTCAGTCGGTAAGAAGGAGACGGCTCCGCCCCCAAGAAGCTACCGGCGAGACCGTGACAGAGACTGGGGTCCTGAGGCCAGCTACAGGGGCCGAGGTAGGGGTGAGTACTATTCACGGGGGCGGAGCTACAGAGGTACTTATGGGGGTAGGGGCCGAGGCCCAGGTGTGGGTCCACGGGGACGCAGTCGAAGTGAATACCCTTTCCGTGATGGTCGACTCCACCAAGACTTGGCACCGGCCCCTGCCCCTGCCCCTACTGGGACAAACAGGCACCGAGAGGAGAGCGAGACGCGCAGCGAGAGCTCTGACTTTGAAGTGCTGCCCAAAAGACGCCGGCAGCGTGGCTCAGGCACCGACTCTGAAAGTGAAGCGCGTGACACGGCTAGTGATACTGGTGTGTCTGATAGGGAGAGTAGCAAGCTGCGTGTGGGCAAACGTGATGACTGGCCTGCTAGGTCTTTCAGGGCTCAGCCCCTGTCATTCCGTCCCCCTCCTGCACTCAAGGAAGATGAGATACAGCCCAAAGCTGGCTTCCTGCCCAAAGGGGAGCCTTCTCGACGAGGAAGAGGAGGGACGTACAAGCGTGGGGCTCGTGAGCGAGGAGGGCCCCCTCGCAGCACTCCCCTGCGAAGACACTGGTTAGTCAAGCCTATGGACACTTTCAGGCCGGAGGATGCTGAGCCCAGACGACCCGAGCAAGGCCCAGCCTTCCACCCTGTGGCCGAGCGGCCCACCCCAAAGTTCCCTGAAGTACGGAGGGACAGGCCACGGAGACAGCGGCCAGCAAGGCCCCCTAGACAGGACAAACCCCCTCGCTTCCGCCGACTGAAGGAAAGGGAGGCCACCAGTGATGTGGGAGCAAGCAGCTCCCCGGCTGTGGAACAGAATGTGGGCAATGCCTTGGAAAATGTGGCGGCTGGCAGTAAATCACCGGACCTGTCCAACCAGAACTCATCTGACCAGGCCAACGAAGAGTGGGAAACTGCCTCTGAGAGTAGTGACTTCAACGAGCGGCGGGAGCGAGAGGAGAAGAAATTGACCACCGACACTGCTTGTATCGCCACGCCACAAGCTGCTGGTTCCAAGGGTGGTGCATCAGAAGGGGGTGTCAGCAGCAGACGTGAAGCTGCTGCAGCTAAGAGGAGTTTCTCCAGCCAGCGTCCTGGGACAGAGCGACCCAACCGAAGAGGCAACAGTGGCCCAAAACCAGGGCGCAGCTACACGGGTGGAAAAGGAGACCGCAGGAGAGCCGAGGGCGCCAAGGGGGGCCGGCGAAG CCTTCTGGAAGACCACACTCAAGGAGGGGATGCACCGGACGGTGTCCACGCAGCTAGTTCTGGCCCGAGGATGAGCAAGGACACCTCTGGGAAACGCAGGGACGAGTCTAAGCAGGCTGCCACCCGCAAAGTCAAGGAGAAGGTGGACGCCTTATCTCAGTTTGATCTCAACAATTACGCCA GCGTGGTAATCATTGATGATCACCCTGAAGTGACCACTCTGGATGACCCTCAGTCCAGCCTGGTGGATGACGGCTTCACAGAGGTGGTTTCTCGCAAGCAACAGAAGCGACTCCAGGATGAAGAGAGAAGAAAGAAGGAAGAGCAGAGTGTGCAG AGCTGGAGCAAGAAAGGCTCAAGCGAAAAGAGCCGAGGGGGCGGAGCCAAATTGCCTCCCCGATTTGCAAAGAAGCAGCAACAGGCAGCGTCCCAGTCCACAGCTGCTGCTCCGCCACCTGTAGAGGCTGCTGCCAACGCAACCTCCCATGGTACTGAATTTACCAGTCAGGGCAAAGGACTTGCAGCTGGTCAGCCACACGGCACCCTGGGAACAGAGCTCTGGGAGAACAAGATGGCTGGCTCCAGTGTGCTGGGTGATTTGAGTAAAAAAT TAGGCCCAATTAGTCCCCCTCAGCCACCCAGTGTCAGTGCTTGGGACAAGCCCCTGACGTCCTTTGGAGGAGCTTTGGTCCCCGAG GGCCTAAAGTCAGGACCAGAGGGAAGTGTGGAAGGAATCCAGTTTGGGGCTCCTTCATCTGCAGGCAGCACAGACAGTGATGGTACCCCAGCACTTCTGGACAAAGTGGCAGATAATAAGCTTCCTGAACCCAAGGAGCAGAGACAGAAGCCGGCACGGGCTGGGCCCATCAAGCCTCAGAAG CTTCCAGACTTGGTACCTCCTGAGAACAAGGAGCACAAACCCGGCCCCATTGGCAAGGAGCGCTCTCTGAGGAACCGCAAGGTGAAGGACAGCCAGCAGGTGGAGCAACAGGCCACAGAGAAGACCGTGGACTCAAACTCTCCCTCCAAAGACACCAAGGTTGTGCCCATTGACAGCATGATGTCCGTCAACACCACCGAGTTCACTACAAGCCCAAAG GAGACTGTGACGGATTACACGTCCCCCTCCTCATCTCTGGCTGATGGCACTAAAATGGATGATGGAGTAGTGCCCAGTGTGAGTAGATATGGTGGGGGAGGAAGTCAGCCCCCCAGTGGGCAGCATACCACTGCTCATCCGCCACCCTGCGCTCCCCAAGTGCCTTTGCCTCATGCACTTCCCATCCCACGACGAGAAACCCTGCAGCAGAGCTCGGGTCTGACGCCAGTGTCTCCTGCCACAGTTGACCTGACCCTTAAG ATGGAATCGGCAAGGAAGGCATGGGAAAACTCGCCCAGTATCGGGGAGAAGAGCTCGCCAGTGTCGACGTCCGCATCTCCCATCACAAGTGGTGCGGCTGCCAGCAGCACCACGTACAGCTCCTTTTCTAGTACATCAATGGCCCAGATCCCCGTGGCATCAGTAACGCCTACTACCTCCCTGTCGG GCTCTGCCACGTATACCACATCGTCCTTGAGCACCAAGACAACCAGCACTTCTGACCCACCCAATATCTGCAAAGTGAAGCCTCAGCAGCTACAGGGTGGCAGCATGGCTACAGCCGGCCACTTCTCCCAGCTGGGCTGTGTTCCCCCACAGGTGTTTGTGTCCCAGTCGGCTCCAG GCTCTGCTGCGCAGATCCCTGCCTTCTATGTGGACACCAGCCACTTGTTCAGCACACAACACCCAAGGCTGGCACAGCAGCAGAGCTTCCAGCCAGGCTTGTCACAG cCTACCGCAGTTCAGCAGATTCCCATACCCATCTATGCGCCACTGCAagggcagcatcaggcacaactGGGGCCCCCCGTGTCCCAGGCACAGGAGCTATTCAGCTCTTCGCTGCAACCGTACAG GTCCCAGCAGGCCTTCATGCAGAGCAGTTTGTCCCAGCCCTCTCCGGTTGTCCTCTCGGGGACAGGCCAGCCGTCTGCCATGATGCTGTCTGGCGCAGCCATTCATAACTACCCACCTGTGCAGCCACCTGACCTTAGTAAGGCATCATCTGGCCTGGCATTCCAGCAGACCTCGAGTGCACCTCACATACCCATCTTGTTTGAACCGCCACTCAGTCAGCCTTCTGGGCTTGGGGGCTCACAGCTCGTGGACACACACCTTTTGCAG GCACGGCAGGGATTGAGCCAGCCCTCGAGCTTGTATACCGGGCAGGTGCAGCAACCCGGTCAAAGCAGTTACTACAGCTCGGCGGCAGCGGCGGCATCTCCTAGCTCCGCTCTGCAGCAGGTGAACGTGCCCACCCACTCGCATGCCAGCCAGAGCAGCTACTACACTAGCAGACCATTCCCCAGTGCCACTCTGCAGCAG GTGACGGTGCCCCTGCCCACTTCCCAGCTTTCCCTACCCAACTTTGGCTCGACGGGAGCTCCACAGCCTCTGATTGCACTTCCTCAGTCCCCTGCTCAGAGCCTCACCCGGCCGGCACAGGTCAGCCAGCCGTACCGAGGCCTAGTGAACCAGACGCAGCACAGCATGATGCCGCCACCCAATAAG ATGTGTGAAATGGACCTCAAGCTGTTTGGTAGCGGGATGGACATGAAGCCCGGGACGCCCCCCATTGGCGCTCGGAGCACCACGCCCACCTCCAGTCCCTTCAG gGCGAGCTCGACCAGTCCCAGCAGTCAAAGCAGCAAGATGAACAGCGTGGTGTACCAGAAGCAGTTCCAGTCGGcgccccctagtgtgtgcttgccaCAGCACTTTTCAGGGCAGTTTCCTCCACAG ATGCTGTCTCAGCCCAACTTGATGCCTCCACTGGCAAGACCCCCACACACCAGCTCCTTCCCTTCAGGGGTACAGAGAACACCCATGGGCCCCCCAATGTCTCCATCTCTTGGTGCCAGCCTCATGAACCATGCCCGGTCCCAGCATGTCGCTCGAAGCACTTCAGGGGCCCTGGCCCCCACTCGAGGTGGGCAGGCAGCCCTCAAGGCAGAGCAGGATCTCAAG GCCAGGCAGAGGGCCGAAGTGTTGCAGTCCACCCAGAAGTTTTTTTTggagcagcaacagcagcagcaacacaAGCCCGCTGGAAGCAAGATATGCCGAAGCGACAGTGCCGGGAAGCAGCCCACTGAAAACAGTATGGCGACCCCACCCTTGGCCCAGGAGCACCTGGAAGTGGACAAGGGGCCCCCGGCACCCCCCAAGCCGGTGCGAACGGGGCCCATCAAACCCCAGGCCTTGAAGCCCGATGAGACCAAGTAA